In Bacillus rossius redtenbacheri isolate Brsri chromosome 11, Brsri_v3, whole genome shotgun sequence, the DNA window tgaaaaatcattcaaagataTGTCAAGGACTTActtcgtactctaagaagactgtTTAAATCGAGAATTGCTCAAGactttaataacttttttgtacttgtagtagtgtagaatttatgtaataaaatttatgtttgtaaaggaacttgtggtgttttatttctcgaacctgccactattaagctaaatttatgttatattacataaaggtcaaggttcaaggtcaagatcatccaagatggccgccgtgatgtcattatccaagatggcggtcggctcccggctccacacccagtACCCGTGTCCCAGGGcataccaaactatactactccaATCGATAcgtaaacttgtattttttttccccccagtctCCTTTGGCTTGTGCTTCTCCACAAGGTTATGGCGACATCTTTCTTCGCGTCCCCCTCCAATTCATAACAACCTTTAACATCATAAATCTGGGCCATGGTGTAACCTTTCTCCCCCGCCGCGGTCAACCAAACTGCCAACACCCCCTCCTCTTCATCCAACAAAGCCGTAACAAACCCCAGCGCGCTTCAGGGGGCAGTCGGCGAGTCAACCTAGGTTAAGGAAATATACCGCCCGGACCTCTCGCAACCTCACGCGCACACTCAACTGCGTCGCACGCCGTTTGCGCCATGTGCACCTCGCGAGCGCACTCCAATCCTGTGTCACTCCTAGCATCCGCTGGCACCACCACCAGCCTCTATCCCCAGCAGCAGGTAGGGGCCCGTCTTTAACATCTGTACGATCCTTCCATGAATAAAACCCGTAGCCCTCCGTAGTGTTGCGTAATAAATATCCCCGGCCTAATACTCAAAGCTGTGAGAACAATGgagtcctagttacgccacttcacgccaCAGTGACCTGGGAACCCGCAGAATCAACTGGACGGCCTGCTACCCGAACTCAGCGGGCTGGCGGAGGGGTTCGTGTTGACACTAATGGAGGGTCCAGGTAGTGGTAGATGATGGAATGGGAGTCAACAGCGTGGCACCTGCTCCTCGAGAGGTCTGGATTTTCCCCAAAGATAATCGCAACCATCGCACTACTCCAGCCATCCCCGGCCACTTCGTTACAGACCATTAAGACCTCGCATTAAGACATCTCGTGGGGACAAACGCCAACAAGGGAATGTTTGCGTACGAAATAGGAAGGCAAGTTTTATGCGTGGACGTGGAGAGTAAATGTGAGCCGTGTGCCGAGATGTCGGTAGTGCCGGTGGACAACAAGACCCACCTGTGGGGCGAGCTCATGGTCATCGACGGGGTCAGAAAGTGGAATGGCAAAGAGGATTGCTTGTTGTCTGCTTCCACGAGATCCAGGTGTGGACATGTGGCAAGTGAGTGTGAACCTTGTGCTGCCAGTGGTGGCTAGCGGAGGAGTCCTTGGTGCTGGTGGGCAATTGGGAGAGCGCATGGTAACACTGAGGTTAAACAGTGGTGGAGCAAGATGAGGGCTTGTGTATTCCATCACGAGAACTCGGTGTGGACGTGTGCCAAAGAAGTGGGtaccattttttgacgtgacaacgtctaataaatcgatgaacgccggctgcacgcacgaaaaagtgtcccgttacgctcattgtacgcttgcgccgcatctatctctcttccactcgattggaacaaccatcgatttgactttttcgaggcacattaaacttgaaacactcccattcgtttcctacttttcctgtcatcgtcctatccttaacagaataacacagattgtaagaagttaaacagcaaacacatataaaagttatagttgaaataatctcttcgttaaagtaataaacataattgaattaatgcgtgcaaataaaagtaaatttatcaattaaattgtagatttcatttcactccttctttgtatccatacaaaatagtgataattcaataaaaattattcaattttattcacaaaagtatgcaatcatttcatcaatgttttgttatgacgttgtcacgttaaactatcgtccgtaaaccgactttacagacaaccaattttttttcctgtatttccTGGCCATTGTGCCCACGGGATACGTGTCGCCAGGAGGGGCTGGCCGAGGTGCCTGTGGTGCTGGTGGGCAACAAGACCGACCAATGGGGCGAGCGCATGGTCAGCGCCGAGGACGGACAGCGGCGCAGCAAGGAGATCGGCTGTGTCTGTTTCCACGAGATATCCGTGCGCGAGAGCGTCGAGCAGGTACGTCGGTGCCAACCTTATTATCGTGTCGGTAAGTGAAGTGAGAGTTTCTATAAAGTAGTGAAAACTATGGGATTtttctgatttaaaataattattgttatagtttattaatttcttattattttattagttgCATAATAaggtattattaaaatgtttcgaTAAAATCAAtacacattttataatttaatcaCAGCATACTCGTGTAGTGTACAGTTTAAAATTAGCGTATGTTTGTGTACTGGTGTGTAGGAATcatatatttaagaatttataaataactgattttttttttttttgcaaaaagctAAGAAAACTGATATACTTAAAGATTTTGTATaagagaattttgttttattcatgaatattaattttaaaactatttattccATAGactataaaaaatgtttatgcaTTTCTTGGTCttaattataatatgttttaaaaaataaggcaTTTTAAgatataaaacttataaaatccATCTTAgagccaaaaaaaaatctttcaaaaattaaaactagAATATAGtaactaaacaatataaatttataacaatCTATACAAAAATTGtacaatgatatttttttaattattttattttgaggaaGGGCattaatgtgttaattttttgaacttaagttggtaagttaaatttttaaaagaaataataactATTGTCATTATATGATATCAATGATTTAATTGTTTACACaagtaattgtttattttaattaaaatattatttcaaaattaattaaataatgttttgaagCAAAGTAATAGTTCTTGAGACGAAATTATTTGTATCTTTACAGGGCATCGAAAAGTGTTTCATATAAATGAAAAAACATTCTCTACTGCagttatgaaattattaaaaGTATTCTAACTGCTAAATTTAACtttctacattaaattaaaatttaagacaaattaaaaaccaaatataaaataaaagtttttctatttgatgcacacaatatattttaagctGCATCATCACCAAATATGTGATATGTGCGTTTCTATGGGTGTTTGGTTCCTGTTTACTTGGACGTGAATATCTTGGCTACTGCCGTGTGAGGGTTGCTGGTTCTGTGTTGAGACTGTCGCTGAGGTGGGGTTAGTTTAGGGTGAGTGTGTGAGGATTGCTGATGCTACATAGAGAGTGTGGCTGAAGTTTAGAGTGTGGGGTTTGCTTAGGTCGAGTTTGTGAGGATTGCTGATGCTACGTAGAGAGTGTGGCTGAAGTTTCGAGTGTGGGGTTTGCTTAGGTTGAGTTTGTGAGGATTGCTGATGCTACGTAGAGAGTGTGGCTGAAGTTTCGAGTGTGGGGTTTGCTAAGGTTGAGTTTGTGAGGATTGCTGATGCTAGATAGAGAGTGTGGCTGAACTTTCGAGTGTGGGGTTTGCTTAGGTTGAGTTTGTGAGGATTGCTGATGCTACGTAGAGAGTGTGGCTGAAGTTTCGAGTGTGGGGTTTGCTTCGGTTGAGTTTGTGAGGATTGCTGATGCTACATAGAGAGTGTGGCTGAAGTTTCGAGTGTGGGGTTTGCTTAGGTTGAGTTTGTGAGGATTGCTGATGCTACGTAGAGAGTGTGGCTGAAGTTTCGAGTGTGGGGTTTGCTTAGGTTGAGTTTGTGAGGATTGCTGATGCTACGTAGAGAGTGTGGCTGAAGTTTCGAGTGTGGGGTTTGCTAAGGTTGAGTTTGTGAGGATTGCTGATGCTACATAGAGAGTGTGGCTGAAGTTTCGAGTGTGGGGTTTGCTTAGGTTGAGTTTGTGAGGATTGCTAATGCTACGTAGAGAGTGTGGCTGAAGTTTCGAGTGTGGGGTTTGCTTCGGTTGAGTTTGTGAGGATTGCTGATGCTACATAGAGAGTGTGGCTGAAGTTTCGAGTGTGGGGTTTGCTTAGGTTGAGTTTGTGAGGATTTCTGATGCTACATAGAGAGTGTGGCTGAAGTTTCGAGTGTGGGGTTTGCTTCGGTTGAGTTTGTGAGGATTGCTGATGCTACATAGAGAGTGTGGCTGAAGTTTCGAGTGTGGGGTTTGCTTCGGTTGAGTTTGTGAGGATTGCTAATGCTACGTAGAGAGTGTGGCTGAAGTTTCGAGTGTGGGGTTTGCTAAGGTTGAGTGTGTGAGGATTGCTGATGCTACATAGAGAGTGTGGCTGAAGTTTCGAGTGTGGGGTTTGCTTCGGTTGAGTTTGTGAGGATTGCTGATGCTACATAGAGAGTGTGGCTGAAGTTTCGAGTGTGGGGTTTGCTTAGGTTGAGTTTGTGAGGATTTCTGATGCTACGTAGAGAGTGTCGCTGAGGTTGCGAGTGTGTGAGTATTGCCGGGTGCGCAGGTGTGGTCCGTGTTCCGCGACGTGTGTCGCTTCTGGAAGGTGCACAGCAAGTACCCGCGGCTGCGGCGCTCCTCCAGCGACCTGCAGAACGGCAAGCCCAGCCCCGACTGCAGCGCCGCCCAGCCCTGCGGCAACGGCTCGCACCGCGCCTCGCCCGTCGCCGCCATCGGTGACTATCACAGGCTCCTTACATTTGATGTGTGTGCCAGCGCCGTGAACCTGCCGTTCACCTGTTCAACTGGCAAAATAGTTACAAGTTGTATTCCATGAGACACAGCTTCTAATTATTGTTACTTGTTAATGCTGTATTCATTCAGTGCATATTCGCCTCTTTAAAAAAACGCTTAAACCACGCTTAGGATTGTCTAAGAGGCATGGTTATATACTAATATAGGAGCTTAAATTTTAAATGTGGCCTCTCGTTAGTTTTTTCACGATTTTTTGATGCAATTTTGAATTAcaaataaaatctttttattcCACTACTAACCTTTGTTGAGTAGCGGCCGCTGGCTGGCAAGCCCTGTAGCTAGCTTCCTCGTaacattaataacatataatCTTAGCACTATAAAGTGTTAGATAGCTTGATGATTATCTATCTTCCAAATTTAAATAGTTCTTGGGAAAAAATCTTGAGCTATTTGACTGAAAAAATGAAACTTGaaaggtatttaaaaaattgaaaaatttatacttttactGTGCATTATAAAAATATAGAAATGTGTATGTTTTCTTGACATATTAATAGACTACTGAAGAATGTAAAGACCTAATTgttagctaaattaaatgctgaaAATGAATATTTGTGTGCGTATTATACTTTCAAAcgtactttgatttttttttcatttttatgtccttatacaaacagtggtttttttttgtgtaattgtaAATGgcatttatttgaattaatatgTTCCATTCAATTTAAGTTCACCTAAATAAAGAATGAATGCACACAAATTGTATTATGtgaggaataaatattttttattgggaTATTTCTAGCACTGAACATTTATGTTTCCTAAATATGGGTGACTTAAAAAAAGGGATGTAAAAATAGTGGTTTTGTTATTTTTGAACAGACAGGGATTATATGAAATAGCAAGATGTAGACCAAACAAGTGTAAAATCACCAGGTGTACGGAGAAATATATTGAAGCAGTAATGATCctttactagggaccggaaaaattcgcgggttcaatgacctgcaggatgaactccatggttctacgtacactcggtcaaatgtcacccacccattggctgctgcattgttagacgtcccaacatagcagcctgtgattcgataaagctttggtcgggtgtttctcatcggtccagagtcatccaggtgagttgtgagccaatagcagaggcagcactgaggcataactatttgtattttagcctgtcgcgaaatgaatttgcgaatttttccggtctctatctatgactagagacacggaaaattcgcgggttcaatgacctccagaagagactccaaaatcctctgcacactcgggcaaatgccaactgttcattggctgctgacttgagagtcgtctcgactgggtggccggtgattcgacacttctatgagtaaggatctctaactggccctcagtcctccagattaacagtgaaccaatggcagaagcagcactaaggtaaaattatttgaattttagcataacacgaaatgaacccgcgaattttccgggtctctatctatAACTCAGGTTTATTAAGGTAACACGTGCAGACTAATACTACAGCGTGTACACTGACGCAGGTCGGCAGTGGACGGAGCAGGGGCTGGACGAGGCTGACGAGGCGGGCGAGAGCGAGGCGACCCGCGTGGAGCGAGCAGAGCCGTTCCGGGCGCGCGCGTCCACTGACGGCCACCTGCTGTCCCGCCCGCGTCGCTGGAGGTACCCGCCCGGCGAGCCGCCCGCCCCGCTGCAGTACCCGCTCAGCGCCCGCGCCGAGCGCCGCATGAGCATCTCCATGCGCGGCAGCAACGCCAGCTACTAGCCGCTCCTCGCTGCGTGGAGCTGCCGGCGCCATTCCGGTCGCATGTCCCCTTCTAGCCCGCCCGCCCCGCTGCAGTACCCGCTCAGCGCCCGCGCCGAGCGCCGCATGAGCATCTCCATGCGCGGCAGCAACGCCAGCTACTAGCCGCTCCTCGCCGCGTGGACCTGCCGGCATCATTCCGGTCGCATGTCCCCTTCTAGCCCGCCCGCCCCGCTGCAATACCCGCTCAGCGCCCGCGCCGAGCGCCGCATGAGCATCTCCATGCGCGGCAGCAACGCCAGCTACTAGCCGCTCCTCGCCGCGTGGACCTGCAGGCATCATTCCGGTCGCATGTCCCCTTCTAGCCCGCCCGCCCCGCTGCAGTACCCGCTCAGCGCCCGCGCCGAGCGCCGCATGAGCATCTCCATGCGCGGCAGCAACGCCAGCTACTAGCCGCTCCTCGCTGCGTGGAGCTGCCGGCGCCATTCCGGTCGCATGTCCCCTTCCAGCCCGCCCACCACGCTGCAGTACCCGCTCAGCGCCCGCGCCGAGCGCCGCATGAGCATCTCCATGCGCGGCAGCAACGCCAGCTACTAGCCGCTCCTCGCCGCGTGGACCTGCCGGCATCATTCCGGTCGCATGTCCCCTTCCAGCCCGCCCACCACGCTGCAGTACCCGCTCAGCGCCCGCGCCGAGCGCCGCATGAGCATCTCCATGCGCGGCAGCAACGCCAGCTACTAGCCGCTCCTCGCCGCGTGGACCTGCCGGCATCATTCCGGTCGCATGTCCCCTTCTAGCCCGCCCGCCCCGCTGCAGTACCCGCTCAGCGCCCGCGCCGAGCGCCGCATGAGCATCTCCATGCGCGGCAGCAACGCCAGCTACTAGCCGCTCCTCGCCGCGTGGACCTGCCGGCATCATTCCGGTCGCATGTCCCCTTCCAGCCCGCCCACCACGCTGCAGTACCCGCTCAGCGCCCGCGCCGAGCGCCGCATGAGCATCTCCATGCGCGGCAGCAACGCCAGCTACTAGCCGCTCCTCGCTGCGTGGAGCTGCCGGCGCCATTCCGGTCGCATGTCCCCTCCTAGCCCGCCCGCCCCGCTGCAGTACCCGCTCAGCGCCCGCGCCGAGCGCCGCATGAGCATCTCCATGCGCGGCAGCAACGCCAGCTACTAGCCGCTCCTCGCTGCGTGGAGCTGCCGGCGCCATTCCGGTCGCATGTCCCCTTCTAGCCCGCCCGCCCCGCTGCAGTACCCTCTCAGCGCCCGCGCCGAGCGCCGCATGAGCATCTCCATGCGCGGCAGCAAGGCCAGCTACTAGCCGCTCCTCGCTGCGTGGAGCTGCCGGCGCCATTCCGGTCGCATGTCCCCTTCTAGCCCGCCCGCCCCGCTGCAGTACCCGCTCAGCGCCCGCGCCGAGCGCCGCATGAGCATCTCCATGCGCGGCAGCAACGCCAGCTACTAGCCGCTCCTCGCCGCGTGGACCTGCCGGCATCATTCCAGTCGCATGTCCCCTTCCAGCCCGCCCACCAAGCTGCAGTACCCGCTGAGCTGCAGGACACACTCCATGCCTGCACAGAGCGCCGCATTGTAGCAATGCCAGCTACTTGACGGCCCGCTGCAAACTCTAATTCTTGCCATGTGAAGCGCTCAAAACCACTGCAGTCGCAAGCATCTCCGTACAGTCCCCTTGTAACCTGCCTACGTCACTGGAAGTACACACAGCTAGCTGTCCTCTCAGCTGCAGTACTCACTCCATGCTTGCACAGAGCGCCGCATTGTAGCAATGCCAGCTACTTGACGGCCCGCTGCAAACTCTAATTTTTGCAATGTGAAGCGCTCAAAACCACTGCAGTCGCAAGCATCTCCGTACAGTCCCCTTGTAACCTGCCTACGTCACTGGAAGTACACACAGCTAGCTGTCCTCTCAGCTGCAGGACACACTCCATGCCTGCACAGAGCGCCGCATTGTAGCAATGCCAGCTACTTTACGGCCCGCTGCAAACTCTAATTCTTGCCATGTGAAGCGCTCAAAACCACTGCAGTCGCAAGCATCTCCGTACAGTCCCCTTGTAACCTGCCTACGTCACTGGAAGTACACACAGCTAGCTGTTCTCTCAGCTGCAGTACTCACTCCATGCTTGCACAGAGCGCCGCATTGTAGCAATGCCAGCTACTTGACGGCCCGCTGCAAACTCTAATTCTTGCCATGTGAAGCGCTCAAAACCACTGCAGTCGCAAGCATCTCCGTACAGTCCCCTTGTAACCTGCCTACGTCACTGGAAGTACACACAGCTAGCTGTCCTCTCAGCTGCAGTACTCACTCCATGCTTGCACAGAGCGCCGCATTGTAGCAATGCCAGCTACTTGACGGCCCGCTGCAAACTCTAATTTTTGCAATGTGAAGCGCTCAAAACCACTG includes these proteins:
- the LOC134536654 gene encoding ras-related and estrogen-regulated growth inhibitor, which translates into the protein MSSGSLCKIGLSPRQKPLRVMVLGQAGVGKSALVVRFITRRYIGEYDPTLEKMYSFHTVMDSEMVFFEILDTAGQPHESECLTLEANIRWAEAFVLMYSVTDKCSFDECNRLKFLINYNKRRRRLGSNVSKEGLAEVPVVLVGNKTDQWGERMVSAEDGQRRSKEIGCVCFHEISVRESVEQVWSVFRDVCRFWKVHSKYPRLRRSSSDLQNGKPSPDCSAAQPCGNGSHRASPVAAIGRQWTEQGLDEADEAGESEATRVERAEPFRARASTDGHLLSRPRRWRYPPGEPPAPLQYPLSARAERRMSISMRGSNASY